One Cydia fagiglandana chromosome 5, ilCydFagi1.1, whole genome shotgun sequence genomic window, CCAGGTGCGGAACATATAGATGCTATCAGTGGCCGATGAGCTGGGAGGCACTAGCACAACTCATAGTGCAGTGGCGGCGCGGCAAGCTCGCCGACGCGGAGCCAGCGTTAGACGCGGCCAAGCTGGAGCTCGGAGACGGGGACGACCCAGGTACGGAACATATAGATGCTATCAGTGGCCGATGAACTGGGAGACACTAGCACAACTCATAGAACTGCAGTGGCGGCGCGGCAAGCTCGCCGACGCGGAGCCAGCGTTAGACGCGGCCAAGCTGGAGCTCGGAGACGGCGACGACCCAGGTGCGGAACATATAGATGCTATCAGTGGCCGATGAGCTGGGAGGCACTAGCACAACTCATAGTGCAGTGGCGGCGCGGCAAGCTCGCCGACGCGGAGCCAGCGTTAGACGTGGCCAAGCTGGAGCTCGGAGACGGGGGCGACCCGGGTGCGGAACATATAGATGCTATCAGTGGCCGATGAACTGGGAGACACTAGCACAACTCATAGAAGAGCAGTGGCGGCGCGGCAAGCTCGCCGACGCGGAGCCAGCGTTAGACGCGGCCAAGCTGGAGCTCGGAGACGGGGACGACCCAGGTACGGAACATATAGATGCTATCAGTGGCCGATGAACTGGGAGACACTAGCACAACTCATAGAAGTGCAGTGGCGGCGCGGCAAGCTCGCCGACGCGGAGCCAGCGTTAGACGCGGCCAAGCTGGAGCTCGGAGACGGCGACGACCCAGGTGCGGAACATATAGATGCTATCAGTGGCCGATGAGCTGGGAGGCACTAGCACAACTCATAGTGCAGTGGCGGCGCGGCAAGCTCGCCGACGCGGAGCCAGCGTTAGACGTGGCCAAGCTGGAGCTCGGAGACGGGGACGACCCGGGTGCGGAACATATAGATGCTATCAGTGGCCGATGAACTGGGAGACACTAGCACAACTCATAGAAGAGCAGTGGCGGCGCGGCAAGCTCGCCGACGCGGAGCCAGCGTTAGACGCGGCCAAGCTGGAGCTCGGAGACGGGGACGACCCAGGTACGGAACATATAGATGCTTTCAGTGGCCGATGAACTGGGAGACACTAGCACAACTCATAGAAGTGCAGTGGCGGCGCGGCAAGCTCGCCGACGCGGAGCCAGCGTTAGACGCGGCCAAGCTGGAGCTCGGAGACGGAGTCGATCCATTCCGGGTACTTATTTCATGGGACACTACTAATTGTATCATATCAGCACTGTCAGCAACATTCACAGGCAGAAAAGTGGATTTTGCTGCCTTTCTTCTGGCTTTTCTATATGAGTAAATTATCACTCGTTACCAGGCTACCAGTACTGCAGCGGCGTGATGTCCGTGTACGCCGGGCGGGCGAACGCGGCGCTCCGGCAGCTGAACCAGGCGCGGCGCGGCCCGCGCTGGGGGcacgcggcggcgcggcgcatgGTGCTGCTGTGCCTGGCGCAGCACGCGCCCGCCCCGCACGACGCCGGCAACGAGGAGTGAGTACCTGTGCCACGGTTACATGCTGGCAACGTCGCAACACAGCTGAACCAGGAGAGATACATTTACTGTAAATACTGCTCCACTTGTTCGACAGAATTCACAAAATGAACAAATCGACTCACTCCATTCATGTGTTAAATGAGTGGACGGGCTTGTAGGGTGACCAGCGGGGCGTAGGCCGCGGCGTTAATGTTAAACGTATGTATATCTCAGTGCCCGGTACTCAAATCCCATCGAGGACACCACGCTCATACCACCGAATGCGCCGCTGGATGCTCGCTACTGGGGCCACACACTTACTATTTGTGTAgcgattgaaatataaaaaaaaaatatgccacGAGTAGCTAGCTTAACTCCACTTTCTTATATTTCGTTATCTTTCCCAGCGATACAAGAATGCTAGCGCTCAAAACGGCCGAAAAACTGCTAGCGGAAGTAGCGCCCGGAGACCGTAAAGCCTTGCAAGCGCTAATCCAGCTCGCTACGAGACAGAAGAGCATGGCAGAGCGCGTGCTGCAAGACCTGCTGCCTGCCATCACCGACGACGCCGGGCAGGATGACCCGTACCTCATACTGGCTATCGCTAACGCGTAAGTTTTTAAACAGGTGTTAAATCTTAGGTCCATGATGCCTTACGAGTAGATGTCCTTGTTGCTTGAGATTATATGCTtagttatgtattttttttaatttcttacTACGTTGTTTTTACCTACCTTTTTATTTGATTAATATTGTGTttaatgaacctccaggtctgtttGTATCACCTCTCAGTTTCTGTGCATTGTGTACAACATATGTAATATGATTATTATGACTGTTTGTGttctcaataaataaaaaaaatttcgtAACGGATCGGATAGGCTGGAAATCTGGGATCCGGAATCATGTGCTCCACTAGGAGGTCGCGACCCTCAGCACTGAGGAGGACGAAGCAAGGAGGGAGGAGGTTGTTAAATCATAACGTTTGAAGTTAAACTTCATAACTAGGTGTTTTAAAACTGCGATTTTTTCTACTTTCAAAggtttcaaaaaaaaatatttagaattTTTTGTACTGGAAAAATTTGCGAAATCCTCAAAAAAAAATCGTGTATCGTAGTGTACATTACGGAGCCttaatatacttattaaaacccaaaattatattttaaaactatttaattGACGATGAACGTCTTACATGTTCTATGTGAAAAAGTGCAAGGGACGGGTagatatataaaattattaatatccGTGCTGTAAGCGCCTGTTGAATGTTGAAGGCAAACAATCATCGTTTCACAGCAATCGCAGACTAGCTTCAAGAGTCTGAACATctcgaaaatctaaatttatttatttatttttatttatttatttaagaaacaaacagtctttcATAGTTATATATAACACTGGAACCTTTCTTAAAACTAGACTTACAGTTTCCTTAATGAGAATATTTGAACATCATGTTTATTAAGTAGTTTCTACACAGTAAAACAGAGCTATTTTTGCgtgcaaaaacaaaacacaaaaaagaaaaaagatgaaaataaaaataagagtaTTATagcaaccttatggtattgttaCCAATTTTTACTAGCTGAAATCTTGAAAaggttttgttatttattaataaagaaattataaaaAGCAATAACATCTAATACTGAGATTATTTCTTTATAGCGCCAATCttgggttattaattattacactGCATAGATAGTGTTTTAAATCTATTAAGTTTCTCACAGAAAATATCAAGGCTCAAAAATTTCTCGTTGTACAACCTGCACGCCCTTCTAACATAACTATTTTTTGCGTAAGCAGTCCGACTACGGGGGATGTAAAAGAGGGGTTTTTTCCTGCAAGCACGTTCACAACGTCGAGGGACTCTGAAGGAAAGAGAATGTAATAAAAACGGAGcatcaataatattattaataattttataaatgtaacttTTCTATCAGTTTTGTCTACATACACAGTAGCAGTTTAATCCCTCCAAGCCAAACACTTTGATTCCAGTTACAATATCGTGAAACAACCAACGAGAGCCAAGAACATCTTAAAGCGGACTATATCGTCCATACCTTGGACACCGGAGAAGGCTGATGGTTTAGAGAGGTATGCCTTATCTACATAAACTTATTAGTCGTTACATAGAGCCGCTACATTATCGTCTATTTAATTTCTTTAATGTTATAACATGAACATTGACAGGCCAAACTGCCaaaactattattataatattgaaAACTTTCGCGTTATGAACACATATTAATTCACATTTATAGAccggtctatcgcgaatttattttattacttttttttttttttttttttatttaccgatgtttcgacacaggtttcactggtcgtggtcgcggctaaccacgactagtgaaacctgtgtcgaaacgtggGTGTAATGCGAGTTAATATGCCAAAACCATCGTTGCGCCCATCCAAAAAGTATTCGGGTACGAGGTCTCTAACGTgttcaaaattataattattagatGCTGGTTGGAAGTTGCCGACGGCCAAGTGAGCTCCGGACGGGTGGACGCCGCGAAAGAACTGCTGACTAAGGTCCTCAACCATAACAACTCGTGCTCCGCCGCTTATCAACTCTTAGGTACGTTTGTAATCGTGAAATTTTTCGAAAAATATTGCTGCTTAGCTgctgggtggtattccacccgTCCAATATGCACTACGAttcactctctcactaagcaagATGTAAAATGCATTATGCAAATacagaaattggacaggtggaatactacCCTTATACTCTAAGCTTCTTTTGAAAATTATACTCCTTACCTCTTAACACACTAAATTTTTCACACTTTACAGGTTATATAGCTGAAAAGGAACAGAACTACAAAAGCGCCGCCCAAAACTACGATAACGCGTGGTCATTCGGAGGCAAGAGCGATCTCTCCGTCGGCTACAAACTCGCCCATGCATATCTGAAGCTTAAGAAGTACCCCGAGTGCATCGTAGTCTGTCGACACATACTAAAGACACATCCCGACTATCCCAAGCTTAAGAAAGAGATATTGGAGAAAGCTAAAACTAATTTAAGAACATAGGATCCGTAGGGTTTAACTTTGCTCTTAAACTACGACAACGCATGGTCTTTCGGAAGCTAGAGCGATTTCTTCGTCGGCTACAAACTCGCCCACGCATATCTGAAGCTTAAGAAGTACCCCGAGTGCATCGTAGTCTGTCGACACATACTAAAGACACATCCCGACTATCCCAAGCTTAAGAAAGAGATATTGGAGAAAGCTAAAACTAATTTAAGAACATAGGATCCGTAGGGTTTAACTTTGCTCTTAAACTACGACAACGCATGGTCTTTCGGAAGCTAGAGCGATTTCTTCGTCGGCTACAAACTCGCCCACGCATATCTGAAGCTTAAGAAGTACCCCGAGTGCATCGTAGTCTGTCGACACATACTAAAGACACATCCCGACTATCCCAAGCTTAAGAAAGATATATTGGAGAAAGCTAAAACTAATTTAAGAACATAGGATCCGTAGGGTTTAACTTTGCTCTTAAACTACGACAACGCATGGTCTTTCGGAAGCTAGAGCGATTTCTTCGTCGGCTACAAACTCGCCCACGCATATCTGAAGCTTAAGAAGTACCCCGAGTGCATCGTAGTCTGTCGACACATACTAAAGACACATCCCGACTATCCCAAGCTTAAGAAAGAGATATTGGAGAAAGCTAAAACTAATTTAAGAACATAGGATCCGTAGGGTTTAACTTTGCTCTTAAACTACGACAACGCATGGTCTTTCGGAAGCTAGAGCGATTTCTTCGTCGGCTACAAACTCGCCCACGCATATCTGAAGCTTAAGAAGTACCCCGAGTGCATCGTAGTCTGTCGACACATACTAAAGACACATCCCGACTATCCCAAGCTTAAGAAAGAGATATTGGAGAAAGCTAAAACTAATTTAAGAACATAGGATCCGTAGGGTTTAACTTTGCTCTTAAACTACGACAACGCATGGTCTTTCGGAAGCTAGAGCGATTTCTTCGTCGGCTACAAACTCGCCCACGCATATCTGAAGCTTAAGAAGTACCCCGAGTGCATCGTAGTCTGTCGACACATACTAAAGACACATCCCGACTATCCCAAGCTTAAGAAAGAGATATTGGAGAAAGCTAAAACTAATTTAAGAACATAGGATCCGTAGGGTTTAACTTTGCTCTTAAACTACGACAACGCATGGTCTTTCGGAAGCTAGAGCGATTTCTTCGTCGGCTACAAACTCGCCCACGCATATCTGAAGCTTAAGAAGTACCCCGAGTGCATCGTAGTCTGTCGACACATACTAAAGACACATCCCGACTATCCCAAGCTTAAGAAAGAGATATTGGAGAAAGCTAAAACTAATTTAAGAACATAGGATCCGTAGGGTTTAACTTTGCTCTTAAACTACGACAACGCATGGTCTTTCGGAAGCTAGAGCGATTTCTTCGTCGGCTACAAACTCGCCCACGCATATCTGAAGCTTAAGAAGTACCCCGAGTGCATCGTAGTCTGTCGACACATACTAAAGACACATCCCGACTATCCCAAGCTTAAGAAAGAGATATTGGAGAAAGCTAAAACTAATTTAAGAACATAGGATCCGTAGGGTTTAACTTTGCTCTTAAACTACGACAACGCATGGTCTTTCGGAGGCAAGAGCGATCTCTCCGTCGGCTACAAACTCGCCCACGCATATCTGAAGCTTAAGAAGTACCCCGAGTGCATCGTAGTCTGTCGGCACATACTAAAGACGCATCCCGACTATCCCAAGCTCAAAAAGGAGATATTGGAGAAAGCTAAAACTAATTTAAGAACATAGGATGCGTAGGGTTTAACTTTGCTCTTAATTTACGACAAAGCACGGTCCTTCGGAAGCTAGAGCGATCTCTCCGTTGGCTACAACTACAAACTACCCCAAGCTTAAGAAAGAGTTATTGGAGAAGGCTAAAACTAATTTAAGAACATaaacatacattttggtcgtGTGCAAATGGTCGTGGCTTTGATAGTAGCGTTCGTCGTCTGATCTCCCAACCCCTAGGGTGGAGGAATTCTATATGCACCTGATTTACGACATAGAATAAGAGCCAGTTGAAAAACTGATTAACGTAAGACGATTACAAGACACAGGTGGAAACTACCACGTGGATTTGGACCTGCCAtatcatacatttatttattcggCTACAAGTTCGCTGATTTTGGTCTTTGTATGCTTTTATCAAGGTCATAAATATCCGTCCTTTTCtactaaatgtataaaatacagAAGGTGcttgtaaataaatgaaaaaagttgtttaaaaatactttaactcctgcataataataatatgttgtaTGGCGACGTTCATGTGAAGCTTTGTTATTTTGGCACTGAAATTCACTGAATTGTTTTAATTTGACTAAGTAGTACTTAACTTAAAATGTGTTAGTATTTAGGTAAAAGAGCACAATAAAACGAATATTTTAAAACatgcataaatatttaattaatcaaaCTGTTTTGTGACCTTGCTACACAAATATTAGTCAAAATACTGTTGCGATTTAAACACTAAAACAGGGGTACCCAACCTTTTTTCCTTCTGCTGATAAATCATATTATCATAGTAAAATGcaattgaaaatgtttttgttttctgGCATTGTATACGCCTCAGTGGTTGGGGACCCCTGCACTAAAGTAACGATTAGTGGAATTATTCCTCGTCGTCGGCAGCGTCGAGGATCGTCTTGAAGCAGAAGGGCTGGAAGATGTAGCCCAGACCAGAGTAGAACTTGCTCATGAACTCCACCCTGAAATACATCAGTTTATAagtaactttaatttttaacaagcggAAACATCTGCGAACGGTGCTAtcaagcttagaataaatttaaaagtgtaaaaaatctaaatatacaaaaaaatccgtgagttcaagtctcaaccaaagacagtaatttttccactttaaaatttattctaagtttaTAAGTAGTCTATTTTTATAAAAGACAGACAGAGTTACCAATGACATAGTAGGTATGCATTTTGTCAAATGATTTTTGTGCCTGAGACACTAAGCTTTTAACAAAAGTCATTGTTTCTTTTATGCGAGCGGTTTAACTCCCGTATTAGCCACGTGCCAAAGCAGAATTGTCCTTTAAAAATCGTCCTACATTACCAAAACATGTTAACTCGTGTGAGCTGTTACATGGATTTGAATCTTAATACTATCGCGATacagttgctttttaaacgaagCTTTGCCAACGGGAGCCGACCGCtgacacaaaaaaaataaagacttgTTTAAAAGATTAGGGTATTTGTCTACATGACGGGTACAGAAAACTAGCCCTTACGACTAAGTATTAAAGTTGAATTACCAGTGCAAACGCAGTGTATGCAAGAAGGCAGAGAGTCCCTCCATCATGACGAGGATAGCCAGCGTGAAGAGCGCCCAGAAACAGAACGCCACGTACAGCTTAATGGCCCCGATGTAGCTGTGGTCCTTCAGGCCCATGGTTAATACCATGCTCCATAGTACTTCAGACAGCTCTGAGAAAataaaggtatattttattagtcaATTTCAATCATTCATAAGTTCATGAGGGGTCAACTTTGATATATATTTATGACATATTTTGACTTAATCTTGAGAGAGAGAAAACTTGCGCGACgtggtcaggcgtggctcactccgcgatttcgtcgctttgctacaggtagctaaaagtacatccgttccaccccaattttggggaaagccataagccgcgcgtggcgctgtcgccacctagcggccatatctgtgctgatcgtaacagacgtatTTTGTTAGAAACTGAGTCtgctgtacctagtactattatttattctgtgacatggTCATGTCATCTAGAAAGGAGGATCGCTACTACCTTCTTAATCCATCAGCCTGTACGATTAGCGGCGGATTAGCCCGATCTAATTTGACTTGTTTTTTCTTCAATACCTAAAGGATAAGTTACTTAACCCCCTTTTAAATGAGGCAAACCGGTGGGAACTCACACCCACGTCCAGCCACTGGTCTCTACTTAAATTACCTATGAACTGTTAAATTAGATATAATTTCCGGAAACTATTTGCGGGATCTTCTCTGCTGGGAAGATTGCAAAAAGTCTCACGCGATGATTAGTAGCCGCGCATTGAGAATAACTAGTGGAGATAAAAAACCAAACCAATAAAATCCAAAGGAGTCACGATCTgtgacacagatattgacaatattaatctgtgttgaaaaaatcattgctctagcttcaaaaaccacagaggaaaacgaggagtacgtttgtatggaggaatgaccactcctgttgacTCTTAAATTTAGATGACAACTCACCAGCGTGAGCGAGCGAGAGCGCCCACAGTCGCAGATACGAGGCGGTGTGGGAGATGGTGCTGAGCACGTATTCAATAGTGTGGATGCCCTGGTGGATCATGATCTCGCTGAAGGGATCGTCCTCGTGGTCGTGGCGAACCAATAAAATCCAAAGGAGTCACGATCTGTAAGGTTAAATGTAGAAGAGCGAACTCACCAGCGTGAGCGAGCGAGAGCGCCCACAGTCGCAGATACGAGGCGGTGTGGGAGATGGTGCTGAGCACGTATTCGATAGTGTGGATGCCCTGGTGGATCATGATCTCGCTGAAGGGCTCGTCCTCGTGGTCGTGGCCGGCCGCGGGCTTGGGGGCCGGCTTCGGCTCGCCCTCGCCGATCTCGGTCTGTTCCTGCATTTCGATGCCGGCGTTAACGCTGCCGTTTGAGTTTTCAGGCTGGAAAAACAAAAAGTTGaccctttagtccgtagcggcaacatacttaccaacaaaaacgcatctctactataacaattacggttcgaaatcgaatgattagaaaggaatgtcaaatggttaaagagttaatatacaccgtgtttttattgaattccgttaacttcggggtatgattaagaacgtttaagagaactaaatggcatagttaatttaaaaaaaaaaatttttttttttgctttttttaaaacaaaaaaataatttaaaaaagtaattaaatgtagcatatagcgttgttgtaacacaggcattacatttaactcaaccaaacaattgaaatctgtgacatatcaatgtcatttcgaacatctatcgaccgagattgtacttaacgACGAACTTGTAACCGTCAGAAAGAAAATGCGCACATATCATTGTCAGTTAAGTATTAGAACAGTTACAgccgaatttaaactgttgtgagacatactaacatgacgcgcgagtgactaaaaacaagtgagtaaaaacgtaaaattattcaagacatttatagcagcggtcggcaaccttttagcacccaagggccacatagcagttaacgaagtggacgcgggccgcactttgttaatatttatgactttattagacattaacatttgtcaatattacatacaatatagccagggaggctcgcgggccgcaaatgtgaggttcgcgggccgctggttgccgaccccTGATTTATAGCATCAAGGTCACATACCTTGGCGGCATGCTTCTTCTTGCCGGCCGCCAGCAGGTACAGGGGCTTCCCGAGCAGCATGACCGGGATACAGCAGAGCGCCACCAGCACGAACGTGCGCTGGATGGTGCCCTGCCCCTCGAACATGAACTCCTTGCACGGCGCCTCCGGCTCCGCGCTCGAGAACAGCATCATGTTGATGAACAGAATCAGCACTGAAGGCGCGCAGCCTTGGCGGAACGCGGGATCTGAAACAAATATTCATAAGCATTAGTTACATTACATAACTGTGAAACTCTAAtcctaaagttcgttttttttagcattagaaagaactttgaagaaggtaagcgattttggcatgtctttcaattgaaaaacgcttattaaaaatcagtaactatcatttatgaaagcagaagaatataaatgatcgtattagattcataattgttacatatttgccgtaacttatttttaaaatgtgtttttcaattaaaagacacatcaagattgtttaccttatttctaatgctaaaaaaaacgaactataggattTTTAGGAATGTATAAATCAGTTGCTTTTCGGATATTTTCAATAGTTCCTATTATAATAACGGATCTAGAGATGAGTCCAGTCTTTCTAAAGTAAGGCTAGAAGCTAAGTTGGCACCGATTTCGACAGCACAGACTGTGcttgcgtcataatttcatagaagtttgaagtttaaaataacacttgcaccgtctttctatcaaaatcgctgccaacttataTTGGTCTAACTATATGAAGTATGAACTTTTCTTCTTTCCAATAAGTtcgaaattataaatattttacgcATTGATTCTGCAATGCTAATGTGTGCGTGTTAAAACTCAGATTTAACCCTCACTGAAAACCAGTAGTTTAGTTAAAACTCAGACTGACTAGAATTTCTTTGAAATAGTGTATAGTTACACAGAACTCCCAACTGTCCTTACGTAGACCTTATCTCGTCGTAATAAGGTTTATTTTCAAATCGATTGACCATCGACAATGACTATTGTTATACCTTCGTTGAAAGTGCTGTAAGCGAGCCACTTGTAGAACATCATGAACACCATGTACGCGAACAGAAGGCACAGGAAAATGATCTGGGGCAGGAACTCCAGAACGATGCTGTAGCGGCGCTTGAAGAAGCTGcaagaaaaaaaacaatgttattTGTGATTCACATTAACGGAAAGTAGAGTTGAAGGAATTTGAACCTTCTATACAAGAGttacatttgatatttataCGAACAGCCTTTACGTGACGGCGCGTTGTTGTAAATCGAAAGTGTCGATATTCTGAATATGATCTGGATCAGAGAAATGTATGAGAAGAATATAGGCCTGCGGGCGCAGCGTAGTTCCTGTTTTATCGTCTGTCACTATacccgtcactttcgcacttactagttagacaggcatggtgataagCGATagaaatgcgaccgtgctactgCCGCTGGTTAAATATTCTACTGCTGTAACACACGCTGTAAATACACATACTAGGAAAATGTATCTGTAAAATACGAGTTAGGTACCATCATTATTTTTTCTCTTGAAATAAGTTGAGATACAATGTACTCAACATGTAATGACTTACTTGTAATTGACGACGCTCATGCAGACACCGAAGATCATGTGAATGACGCCGAAGATGATGGACAGTTTCATTTTGTACGAGTTCAGGAAGATGATTTTGTTGTCAGcagtcttaaaaaaatatttttgttaatgtTATTCATTAAGACAACCATCTCCTACAATTTTATATGATCGGTTGATCATGATCACCTAGAATTTTTGCACGAGTAACGGCAGAAAGTCTTTCCTTCATTATTTGCTAGTACTTATTTAATGTACATAAGTGGCTACTCCACAATGATGTAAAGCACATTGTGCCACACGGAGTTTCAGTCTGATTTTGAAGTAAACTAGTCTTAAATTAACCCTTCAATgccaaaatataaatatgatttaaatttttcaactaactatagttcgtttttttatcattagaaaAAGACCACGTGATCTTGGCGAgtcttttaattgtaaaacgctttttaaaaatcagtaggtaactattacttatgaaaacaaaagaatataaatagtcggtatatgattcataattgttacatatttgccgtgatttttcaaaagtgtttttctaatgctaaaaaaacgaactataatcttTTGTTTATAATTACCTGCCAGATAGGATCGATACCGATGAAATACGGCTGGTCGACATAAGAATCCTTAGGGTCCAGCTGAAGAGCTTGATTCGCTTGCATATACGGATCGTCGTACGGAATCTTCCACGCCGAGCCGAAAATGTTCATCGATTTCGAGAATATATCGTTATACACCAGCCCAGTATACATAGAGAAGCAGCCCATGAAGAGAATGATGTAGCGACCGGCGAAGAAGATGTTCCAGATTTCGTTCTTAGATTTTTTGGCGCCGAGGGGGACTTCCTTGATGACCATCCAGGCGCCGAACATGGCCATGATGGCGCCGTGCCCGAGGTCGCCGAACATCACGGCGAATAGGAAGGGGAAAGTGATGATCGTGTATAGCGCTGGGGacaaaaataacataatatattattaagccAACTCGCATacaattttagttacattgcggactgttggtttcgtttaattcaaccgaccgatcaaaacccgcaatgtaatgaaactcgcatgcgagttctcgcgtcgtctaaatgagccctaagtaTATACATCAGGTGCGAGCATATCATCTTCAGATTCAACATTTTTCTTTCGTAAAAGCTATCCTGTATCAATTATTTGTATAAGGTTGTCGAGTGAACACTCCTTTAGCGAGCCGTATCG contains:
- the LOC134664491 gene encoding V-type proton ATPase 116 kDa subunit a 1, whose amino-acid sequence is MGAMFRSEEMALCQLFIQPEAAYTSVSELGEAGTVQFRDLNPDVNAFQRKFVNEVRRCDEMERKLRYIETEVHKDGVHVPDVKEAPRAPNPREIIDLEAHLEKTENEILELSHNAVNLKQNYLELTELRHVLEKTEAFFLAQEEIGMDSLTKSLMSDESAQQAANRGRLGFVAGVVQRERVPAFERMLWRISRGNVFLRRAELDKPLEDPNTGNEIYKTVFVAFFQGEQLKSRIKKVCTGFHASLYPCPPSNGERQDMVKGVRTRLEDLNMVLNQTRDHRQRVLASVAKELASWTIMVRKMKAIYHTLNLFNMDVTKKCLIGECWVPTADLPNVQKALADGSNACGSSIPSFLNCIEADEEPPTFNRTNRFTRGFQTLIDAYGVASYRECNPALYTIITFPFLFAVMFGDLGHGAIMAMFGAWMVIKEVPLGAKKSKNEIWNIFFAGRYIILFMGCFSMYTGLVYNDIFSKSMNIFGSAWKIPYDDPYMQANQALQLDPKDSYVDQPYFIGIDPIWQTADNKIIFLNSYKMKLSIIFGVIHMIFGVCMSVVNYNFFKRRYSIVLEFLPQIIFLCLLFAYMVFMMFYKWLAYSTFNEDPAFRQGCAPSVLILFINMMLFSSAEPEAPCKEFMFEGQGTIQRTFVLVALCCIPVMLLGKPLYLLAAGKKKHAAKPENSNGSVNAGIEMQEQTEIGEGEPKPAPKPAAGHDHEDEPFSEIMIHQGIHTIEYVLSTISHTASYLRLWALSLAHAELSEVLWSMVLTMGLKDHSYIGAIKLYVAFCFWALFTLAILVMMEGLSAFLHTLRLHWVEFMSKFYSGLGYIFQPFCFKTILDAADDEE